A single genomic interval of Acetobacteraceae bacterium harbors:
- a CDS encoding UDP-glucose/GDP-mannose dehydrogenase family protein, with amino-acid sequence MRVAMIGGGYVGLVSGACFADFGSSVTVIERDPAKLAMLRDHKIPIYEPSLDQIVARNVQARRLAFTSDLKSAVDGADIVLIAVGTPTRRGGGHADLTAVYEAARAVAMAATAPLLIVTKSTVPVGTGREVARILRETRPDICFDVASNPEFLREGNAITDFIEPDRVVIGIDLLDTEGAARAEASMRQVYAPLMAKNTPFRFVSLESAELAKYASNAFLAMKVAFVNEMADLSEKTGADIAEITACMGLDRRIGDKFLRAGPGFGGSCFPKDTRALAAIAQDAGVPSRLVEATIAANEYRKEAVARRILALAGGEIAGKVVALLGLTFKPDTDDMREATSLPVMRNLLTYGARIQAYDPEGMAQAKSMVAGDVTFMPSARDAIKGSDILVLLTEWDCFRKLEPQDVMGHMRGDIILDMRDIWDGPAFTAAGAVYHAVGRSRAA; translated from the coding sequence ATGCGTGTTGCAATGATCGGTGGCGGTTATGTCGGCCTCGTTTCCGGTGCCTGTTTCGCTGATTTCGGCAGTTCGGTCACGGTGATCGAGCGTGATCCCGCCAAACTTGCCATGCTGCGTGACCATAAAATTCCGATTTACGAGCCGAGTCTGGATCAGATCGTGGCACGGAATGTCCAGGCCAGGCGACTCGCCTTCACGTCGGATCTCAAAAGCGCGGTCGATGGCGCGGATATCGTCTTGATCGCGGTGGGTACGCCGACCCGACGGGGCGGCGGCCATGCGGACCTCACCGCTGTGTATGAAGCGGCGCGCGCCGTGGCAATGGCTGCGACAGCGCCGCTGCTTATTGTCACCAAGTCAACGGTGCCGGTCGGTACAGGGCGTGAGGTGGCGCGTATTTTACGTGAGACGCGGCCGGATATTTGTTTCGATGTGGCGTCAAATCCGGAATTCCTGCGGGAAGGGAACGCGATCACCGATTTCATCGAACCGGACCGCGTCGTGATCGGCATTGACCTGCTCGATACTGAAGGCGCGGCACGCGCAGAGGCGTCCATGCGTCAGGTCTATGCGCCGCTGATGGCGAAGAACACACCTTTCCGTTTTGTTTCGCTCGAATCCGCCGAGCTTGCGAAATACGCCTCAAATGCCTTCCTTGCCATGAAAGTCGCCTTTGTGAATGAAATGGCTGACCTGAGTGAGAAGACCGGTGCGGATATCGCGGAGATAACGGCGTGCATGGGGCTTGATCGCCGTATTGGTGACAAATTTCTACGTGCGGGGCCGGGATTTGGGGGGTCGTGCTTCCCGAAAGATACACGCGCTCTCGCGGCAATTGCACAGGATGCTGGTGTGCCGTCGCGCCTCGTGGAGGCGACGATTGCCGCGAATGAATATCGCAAGGAAGCGGTGGCGCGTCGCATTCTCGCACTGGCAGGGGGCGAGATCGCGGGTAAAGTGGTCGCCTTGCTGGGACTGACCTTCAAGCCCGACACGGATGATATGCGTGAGGCAACATCATTACCTGTTATGCGCAATCTGCTGACTTACGGCGCGCGCATACAGGCCTATGACCCGGAGGGCATGGCGCAGGCGAAATCGATGGTAGCTGGCGATGTCACCTTCATGCCCTCAGCGCGCGATGCCATCAAAGGAAGCGACATCCTCGTTTTGCTGACGGAATGGGATTGCTTCCGGAAACTCGAACCTCAGGATGTGATGGGACACATGCGCGGCGATATCATTCTCGATATGCGCGATATTTGGGACGGACCTGCATTTACCGCGGCGGGCGCGGTCTATCATGCAGTCGGGAGGTCACGCGCCGCGTAA